CCAGGCGCGCAACGTGCCCATGGATGCCCGGGCGGATACTCCCTTGGTGGACCAGGACTTTGCGCTGGTGATTTCCGGACTGCTCCCCGTGCCGGGGATGGGCGCCATTTTCATGGACCGCAGTTTCTACCGGGCGACAGACACGGTTAAACTATCGCTTTTCGACTCGGATTTGGCCGGCCAATCCACGGTTTCGGTACGCATCCACAGCGCCACCGAAACCAACGGGGAGCCGGTGACACTGACTGCTGCCGGCACTGTGGGACTGTTCACCGGCGCTGTGGCCACTGCCTCTGGCCCTGCCGCATCCGATGCGCGCCTGCAAATCGCTCATGGCGATTGGATTGAGGCTCGTTATCTGGATGCCTCGGCCAACACCTGGCGCACGGCCACAGCCCAGGCCGATTTCATTCCGCCGGTCATTAGCTCGCCTCTCATCACCAATCAGCTTGGCCGCATGGTGATTAGCTGGACTACGGATGAACCTGCCAGTGGGGCCCTGTATTTTGGCGTTACCCTGACCACGGCAACCAATCTGGCAGCCGCGCCGCGCCGGAGTACATCGCAGGAAGTTGAGTTGACGGATTTAATCCCCGGCCAGCGGTATTTCTTTTATCTGGTGGCCGAGGATGTTGCCGGCAACCGCCGCACCAACAACCACGCCGGCGCCGGTTTCCAGTTCATCGCCGTAGCCGCGCCCACCTTGTTACTGGTGGATGATTACACCACTTTCCCCATGGACGACAGCCCCGGCGTGCCGCTCTCGGCCTACACCAACGCGCTGGATGCCAGCGGGATAAGTTATGCGGTCTGGCCAGTGGCCACCCGCGGTTATCCCACCACCAACGACCTCAAGGCGTTCAAAGTTGTCTGGTGGCGTCTGAGCGATAGTTTGTATGGCGGCCTGTATGGCTACCAGGGCTTGCTTTCCGCCCAGCAAAACACCTTGCATCAATATGTCCAGTCCGGTGGCGGACTATTACTGGCTTCCATGGAGTTGCTCTCCCGCCTGGGCACCAGCGAGGGAAGCATGGCCTTCAAGTCCAACGTGCTGCGGGTGGCCTCGTTCGTTGAAGATGCCGGGGTGGATACCATCCAGGGCGTGGCTTTTGATTCCACCACCAGCGGTGTGCTGATGGACCTGGATTACAGCAATTACGCCAGCGACTTTCTGGAATTGCTCGGCCAGTCGCCCAACGTGGCCGATGTCATCTTCCCCACCACCAATGCCGTCCCCATTCTCTATGCGGCCGGCACCAGTGAAATTGTGGGGATTCGCTCGCCTCCGCTCGGCACCGATGCCACCGGCCGCGTGGTGTTCCTGGCCTTCCCCATTGACGCCGTGCCTCTGACCGGCCCCGCGCCCAATAACCGCGCCAGTCTGGTGCGCAACCTGGTGGACTTCCTGGCCCCCGGCGAAGGCGGGCGGGGCGCCATTGCGCTGGACCGCAGCCACTACACCGTGCCCAGCCAGATGATTATTGAGGTGGGCGACAGTGATTTGGCCGGCCAGGGCACCCTGACCATCACCGTCCGCAGCCCCACCGCCACCAACGGTCTGAATGTCCAGCTAACGGAAACCGTCGGCCGAGGACTGTTTCGTGGGTTCCTCTCCCTGGTGCCCCCCACTAATGCGCCGACGCCCGGACGGCTGCCTGCCCGCCATGGCGATACCCTGATGGCGGAATACTTGGACGCCTCTGCCAATGCCCTCTTGCGCTCTCATGCCCTGGTGGACACGACCCCGCCGGTTATCTCCAATGTGCTCGCCGAACCGGACTACGAGGACATCACCATTTCCTGGACCACTTTGGAACCCGCTGAAGCGCTGGTACAATTCGGGGAATCGCCCTCCCCCCTGGCGCTTACCCGCACCGCGTATCGCGCCACCACCGACACTGACCACGAGTTGATGCTCAACGGACTGTTGCCCGATAAAACCTATTACTTCCAGGTGGTCAGCCGGGACGCCGCCGGCAATGTAACGGTGGATGACAATCAGGGCCAATACTACGCCGCCCGCACCCTGCGCCCCCGCACCGTACCGCTTGCGGAATCCTTTGATGCCACCGACGGCGGCTGGAGTGTGTTCAGCGGCGACGACTCCATGACGGACTGGATGTGGGGCGCGCCCAACAACCCGTGGGGAGAAACTGCGGCCCATTCGCCGCCCCACGCCTGGGGCAGCAACCTCAATGGCCGCCGCCTGGACTGGGCTGAAACCTTCCTTATCAGCCCAGCCATCAACCTCACCGGCGGCAATCAATTCAAACTCCATTTCTGGCACAGTTACGATTTCTTGGCCCAGAGCGAATTAGACATACTGGAAACCGGAATCCTGTATGTCTTCACCAATCGTCTGAGTGACCCGGTTACGCTGGCCGAGTATTACGATTTCTCCGCCGGATGGACTGCGGAGGAAGTTGACCTCTCGGCTTATGCCGGCCGCACCGTCTATCTAGTCTGGCATTACCTCCTGCTGTCGCTCGAACCAGCCCCGCGGGCGGGTTGGATGGTGGATGATGTCAGCATCACGGTCACCAATATCACCCCCGGCACCATCATCATCACCAACAACCTGGACCAAACCCTCTTTGCCCTCACCGGCCCCGTCAACCGCAGTGGCGCTGGCACCTTTGCCCTTATCACCAACGCACTTCCCGGTGACTACCAGATTCAGTACTCCGACGTGCCCTACTACACCAAACCCGCCACCCAAAATGCCCGCCTGGAAAGCGGCCAGACGCTGGTGTTCACCGGCCAATACACCTTTCCTGATACCAATCAAAACGGTCTTTCCGATGTGTGGGAACAGGAATTCTTGGGCGTGGTGTCACCCGGCTACACTGGCGCCGGTGACACGGATGGTGACGGCATGAGCGACGCCGCCGAGTTCATTGCCGGCACCAACCCCACCAATGCCCTGTCCCGTCTCGCTTTTACCCCGCCCGGACGCAATCCTGACCGCAGCGTGCAAATTACCTGGCCCACCCTGCCCGGCCGCGCCTACCGCCTGCACGGCTCCACCAACCTGACCCAGTGGTTTGTGGTGCGCGATTGGCTGCGCGCCAGCAGCAGCTTTCTCACCCTGCCCTTGGACAATGCCACCAACCCACCCGCCCTCTGGCTGCGGTTGGAAGTGCGGCCGTAACCATGCTCATCGCCCTGAATAAACCGTTTGGGGTGCTTTCCCAGTTCACGTCGGATGGCTCGGCCAACCGGACGCTGGCGGATTTTCACCTTCCCCCGCGCGTCTATCCCATTGGCCGGCTGGACGCCGACTCCGAAGGCCTGCTGCTGCTCAGCGATGAACCCGAATGGAATGCCCGCCTTCTGCATCCCCGCCGTGGTCACCCGCGCGAGTACTGGGCGCAAATTGAGCGCGTGCCCACCGATGCGGCGCTGCAAAAGCTGGCGTGCGGCGTGGTTGTTCAAGGTCATCGCACGCGTCCCTGCCGGGTGTGGCGCCTGGAACCGCCGCCGGAGGTGCCGCCACGCGACCCCCCCATCCGTTATCGCAAAAACGTGCCCGATTGCTGGATTGCCCTGGAATTGACCGAAGGGAAAAACCGCCAGGTGCGGCGTATGACGGCAGCCATTGGGCATCCCACCCTGCGGTTGATTCGCGTGCGCATCGGTGGGTTCTGGCTGGGGGATTTGCCCGCCGGCCAATGGCGTGTCCTCACCCCTGCGGAAAGGGAACAAGTCAGCGTCCAACATCCCCTTTCCCCTGCCCCTTAAAGTGCCGGGTTTGATTTGGACTTCGGATTTTCGCCAGGGCTCTGGCGAAAACCCGGCCTGGTTCACGCGGAGGTCCCGCTCGCCTTTCTGCTGGATAATTTTGGCGGGCGGCCAATAATCGCCCGCCATGATGAGTGCGTTGAATCAGGCTCAGACAGTGCGGGTGGCCATTGTGGGCGCCTCCGGTTACTCCGGCGAAGAACTGGTGCGGCTTTTACTGGGACACCCGGCCGTGAAACTGACGGCGGTCACTTCCCGCCAATATGCAGGTCAGCCATTGACCCAGGTCTTTCCGCGTTTCGCCGCCCTGCCCAAGGCGCGGGACATCTCTTTTGTTGAGCCGGCCGTCGAGCATCTGGCCCGCGAGGCGGACATTGTGTTTCTGGCATTGCCGCACGGTGTGGCGGCCGAGTTTGCCCAGCCCCTGTTGGCGGCCGGGCGGCGGGTGATTGACTTGAGCGCAGATTTCCGCTTGCGCGATGCCGCCGTGTACAAAGATTTTTACGGGCATGACCACCCCGCCCCCCAACTCCTGGCGCAAGCGGTTTATGCGCTGCCAGAGGTGTACCGCGAGGCCATTCGCGGGGCGCAACTCATCGCCTGCCCTGGCTGTTATCCCACCAGCATACTCCTGCCGCTGATTCCCTTGTTGCGGGCCGGCCTGGTCTCGCCACAGGGCATCATTGCCAATTCCCTGAGTGGCGTGAGCGGCGCCGGACGGAAGGCCGAGCTGGATTATCTGTTCTGCGAATGCAACGAAAGCGTGCGCGCTTACGGCATTCCCAAACACCGGCATCTCTCTGAAATCGAGCAGGAACTCTCCCTGGCGGCCGGGCAACCAGTCACCATTCAATTTACGCCGCACCTCATTCCGGTGAACCGGGGCATACTCACCACGCTGTATTTGACCCCGACAACCTCAGCACAAGGCGCCGAAGCTGCCGCCGCCCTCAACCGCCGAGTGGCGGAATGTTATGCCCAGGCCTATGCCCATGAGCCTTTTGTGCGCCGACTGGAAGGCAAGGCTCTACCCGATACCAAGCATGTTACCGGCACCAATTTCCTCGACCTCGCCTGGCGGGTGGACCCGCGCACCGGAAGGTTGCTGGTCATCAGTGCGGAAGACAATCTGGTCAAGGGCGCCAGCGGCCAGGCCGTGCAAGCCATGAACATTGCCTGCGGCTTCCCGGAAACCACCGGTCTGTTTTGAGGTGGCGGGGAATCCTTTGGCCGTTCGCCGCTCTCCGCCAAAAGACATGTTTTCTGCCTGATGTCATTGACCCACCCTGTGGGGAGAGAGTAAATTAATGACATGGTACACAGGCTGTTCTTGGGGTGCCTGTTGGGGCTGGCATGCAGCGGCTGGAGCGCTGAACAGGCCGCAATTATTCAAATTAAAGGGGCCATAGGCCCGGCCACCGCGAGCTACATCAGCCGCGCCATTCGTGTGGCCGCTGAGGCCAAAGCCCAGTGCCTCATCATCCAACTGGATACCCCCGGCGGCTTGTTGGACAGCACCAAGGACATTGTGCAGTCCTTCTACGATTCGCCGGTCCCCACGGTGGTCTATGTCGCCCCTTCGGGCGCCAGTGCCGGCAGCGCCGGATGCTTCATCACGCTGGCCGCGGACATTGCCGCCATGGCGCCGAATACCACCATCGGGGCCGCCCACCCCGTGGCCATGGGGGGCGGCGGGAGCGACCAAAAACCCGATGAGGTGATGAAGCAGAAAATGGAGAGCTTTGCCACCAGCTTCATCGAAAGCATTGCCCACCGGCGCCAGCGCAATGTGGAATGGGCCAAGGCCTCCGTGCGTGAAAGCGCCAGCCTCACCGCCGAGCAGGCGCTGGAGAAAAAGGTGATTGATTTGCTTGCCAAGGATGTCACCGACCTGTTGCAGCAAATGGAGGGACGTCAGGTCCAGGGGCGCACGTTGAAAACCAAGGAAGCCCAGGTAATGCCCATTCCGATGATTACCCGCGAGCGCGTCTTCCAGATGCTCTGGCGGCCGGAAATCATGTTCATCCTGATGCTCATGGCCGTTTATGGCATCCTGGGTGAACTGAGCAATCCCGGCGCCATTTTGCCGGGGGTGGTGGGGGCCATTTCGCTGATTCTGGCCCTTTATCTGGCGGCGGTGTTGCCGGTGAATGTGGCCGGGGTGGCGTTGCTGCTGCTGGCGGTGGGATTGTTCATCGCTGATATTTACGCCACCACCCACGGAGTGCTCACCGTGGGCGGCATCATCAGCTTCTTCCTGGGGGCCCTCATGCTGTTTGACCGGACGGAGCCGCTGTGGCGGTTGTCGCTGGGCATGATTATTCCCGCCACGCTGATTACCGCCGCCTTTTTCATTTTGGTGGTGGGGGCCGGCTTGAAAGCCCAATTCCTCAGCCCCAAAACCGGCAAGGAAAGCATGATTGGGCAAACCGCACGGGTCATCGCCGCCACCGGCCCCGGCGCCGCCCGGGTTTTTGTCGAAGGTGAATACTGGAATGCCGTCAGCCCAGAGGACCTCGCCCCCGGCCAACAGGTGGAGATTGAGGCGGTGGAAGGGCTGACGCTCAAAGTAAAACCCAAATCCTCAACCCAGGAGAAACAGCCATGAACATGTTGGAAAAACTGATGGGCGCCCTCGGATGGATTATTCCGGTTGTTGTGCTTGCCTCACTGGTGTTACCTTCCATGATTCGGGTGCTGCGCGAGTACGAGCGCGGCGTCATCTTCCGGCTGGGCAAACTGCTCGGCGCCAAGGGGCCGGGGCTGATTTTCCTCATCCCCGTCGTAGACCGCATGGTCAAGGTGGATTTGCGTGTCGTCACCATTGACGTGCCGCGCCAGGAGGTGATGACCCGCGACAATGTGCCCGTCACCGTGGATGCCGTGGTCTATTTCCGGGTGGTGGACCCCAATGCGGCGGTGGTCAAGGTGGAGCATTATTTGCGCGCCACCGCCCTCATGGCCCAAACCACCTTGCGCAGCGTGCTCGGCCAGGCCGAGCTGGATGAATTGCTGGCCCATCGGGAAAAAATCAACCAGACCTTGCAGGAAATTCTCGACCGCCAGACCGATGCATGGGGCATTAAAGTGACCTCGGTGGAAGTGCGCGATGTGGTGCTGCCCGATGGCATGAAGCGCGCCATGGCCAAGCAGGCCGAGACCGAGCGCGAGCGGCGCGCCAAAATCATCAACGCTGAAGGTGAATTTCAGGCGGCGGAAAAGCTCGTGCAGGCGGCCGCCATGATTAGCAAGGAACCGGTGGCCCTCCAATTGCGTTTCCTGCAAACCATGCGTGAAATCTCCAGCGAGCACAATACCACCACCTTCCTGCCCCTGCCCATTGACTTGTTCTCCGCCTTCATCAAGAAAATGGAGGAACCCCCGCGACGGGAAGGGTAAGCAGGCGCTGAAGATGGGCCGGCGCGTCAATTCCGGTTGAAAAATCCGCCCGCCGGCGGCATCTTACCCCCCATGCAAAGTGTGATTAAGGGTCCGGTCTATGTGGTGCGGGACAACATTGACACTGACCAGATTATTCCCGCGCAGTTTTTGAATCTCGTGCCCACCATTCCGGCTGAGTACGAGAAACTGGGCAGCTTTGCCCTGTGGGGCCTGCCGGAGTCGCAATACCCCATCCGCTATGTCAAGGAAGGCCAGCTCGACAGCGAATACCCCATTGTCATTGCCGGACGCAATTTCGGTTGTGGCAGCTCCCGGGAACACGCGCCCATCGCCCTGGGCTCCGCCGGCTGCCGCGCCGTGGTGGCCGAGAGTTTTGCGCGCATTTTCTTCCGCAACTGCGTGGCCACCGGCGAACTTTACCCCTGCGAAAGCGTGGACCGGTTATGTGAAATCCTGCAAACCGGGGACGTAGTCACCATAGATTTGGACGCCGGCACCGTCACCGTCGAGGCCACCGGCAAAGTTTTCAAGCTCAAGCCGCTGGGCGATGTGCGCCCCGTGGTGGACGCCGGCGGGTTGTTTAATTACGCCCGCAAAACCGGCATGATTCCCAGTCGAAGCTGAAACCAATCCGGCGCCAAAATACGCTTCAACAAACAAGGCGCTTCCTTGCGGAAGCGCCTTGTTGTTTTAAGTGAAGGTTACGGTGTCGCAGCATCAGGCTGTCGTCTCACCCACCTGGAAGCGGACAAAGCGGCGCACCGTAATCTTGTCGCCTAATTGCTTTGCCACCTCCTCGATGTACTTGCCCACGCTGATTTCGCCGTTGCGTTTGACGAAACCCTGGTCCACCAGACAGTAACCCTGATAGAACTTCTCCAGTTTGCCCGCCACAATCTTCTCAATGGCCTGGGGCGGCTTGCCCTTGGCCTGCTCGGCGGCGATTTCGCGCTCCTTGGCCACCACGTCCGCCGGAGCCTGCTCGCGCGACACCACATACGGATGCCCCGCCGCAATTTGCAGCGTGATGTCCTTCACCAGCTCGCGGAATTGTTCTGTCCCGACGGTGGCTTCCTTCTCCGCACCCACTTCCACCAGCACGCCCAACTTGCCGCCGGTGTGGATGTAGGCGGCCACCATGCCATGGCCGCTCACTTCGATGCGCGCATGCCGGGCAATGGCAATCTTTTCGCGGATGGCGTTGAAAAT
This is a stretch of genomic DNA from Fontisphaera persica. It encodes these proteins:
- the tsf gene encoding translation elongation factor Ts, with the translated sequence MAEITAALVAQLRAMTNVGMMDCKKALVETNGDLKAAVEYLRKKGIAGAAKMEGREAREGVIAQYIAPGARVGVLIEVNCITDFVARNESFIKFAEECARKLAADPQVDLEPDRLAIFNAIREKIAIARHARIEVSGHGMVAAYIHTGGKLGVLVEVGAEKEATVGTEQFRELVKDITLQIAAGHPYVVSREQAPADVVAKEREIAAEQAKGKPPQAIEKIVAGKLEKFYQGYCLVDQGFVKRNGEISVGKYIEEVAKQLGDKITVRRFVRFQVGETTA
- a CDS encoding 3-isopropylmalate dehydratase; translation: MQSVIKGPVYVVRDNIDTDQIIPAQFLNLVPTIPAEYEKLGSFALWGLPESQYPIRYVKEGQLDSEYPIVIAGRNFGCGSSREHAPIALGSAGCRAVVAESFARIFFRNCVATGELYPCESVDRLCEILQTGDVVTIDLDAGTVTVEATGKVFKLKPLGDVRPVVDAGGLFNYARKTGMIPSRS
- a CDS encoding S8 family serine peptidase — translated: MKYLSKGARRRRCGGWALVVLIWLWSLAGALAANREIRLRNERITPPPKTAAASANLVAVPPVNGLFLIQFTGPLQPEWRTELAAQGVDLLWHVPEDAFVARLSEVSVPALTARPYVQWVGEYRPEHKVLQGLFPPLLAAGEQPGRPIRVLLAPRPRPAELAALRRLWPGFERATRTRDTLIWHGWATPQQAQRLAQSPAVLWIERAAQPQLYDEIATKIVAGEDGNIGTRALVHQLGFDGTGVTVSVADSGLDTGRASPIHPDIRGRIGPFFYYGALTDASDEHGHGTHVAGIIAGNAATQETDEYGYLYGLGVAPGVRLVTQRMFDGAGMYEAPPSFATLTRDAVRAGAEIGSNSWGDDTHGRYDLSAMEFDALVRDADELAFGDQPYILEFSAGNAGPGAQTIGSPAVAKNVIATGASQNDRTGFFLFEDGIETMADFSSRGPCEDGRIKPDVVAPGTWIASLKSSFAPEDNAWAPISSYYFYMGGTSQAGPHVSGAAAVFVQYYRMTHTNQTPSPALVKAALIDCAWDMDDTVETGPVPNHDEGWGRVDLTELIGGERRHIMVDQTVTLATGQAWEYRFVVSGSAEPLKVTLTYTDVPGLPAALPALVNDLDVVVIGPDGTRYHGNQIWEGESAPNPPSYDNLNNVEGVRLNAPTPGQYTVRVQARNVPMDARADTPLVDQDFALVISGLLPVPGMGAIFMDRSFYRATDTVKLSLFDSDLAGQSTVSVRIHSATETNGEPVTLTAAGTVGLFTGAVATASGPAASDARLQIAHGDWIEARYLDASANTWRTATAQADFIPPVISSPLITNQLGRMVISWTTDEPASGALYFGVTLTTATNLAAAPRRSTSQEVELTDLIPGQRYFFYLVAEDVAGNRRTNNHAGAGFQFIAVAAPTLLLVDDYTTFPMDDSPGVPLSAYTNALDASGISYAVWPVATRGYPTTNDLKAFKVVWWRLSDSLYGGLYGYQGLLSAQQNTLHQYVQSGGGLLLASMELLSRLGTSEGSMAFKSNVLRVASFVEDAGVDTIQGVAFDSTTSGVLMDLDYSNYASDFLELLGQSPNVADVIFPTTNAVPILYAAGTSEIVGIRSPPLGTDATGRVVFLAFPIDAVPLTGPAPNNRASLVRNLVDFLAPGEGGRGAIALDRSHYTVPSQMIIEVGDSDLAGQGTLTITVRSPTATNGLNVQLTETVGRGLFRGFLSLVPPTNAPTPGRLPARHGDTLMAEYLDASANALLRSHALVDTTPPVISNVLAEPDYEDITISWTTLEPAEALVQFGESPSPLALTRTAYRATTDTDHELMLNGLLPDKTYYFQVVSRDAAGNVTVDDNQGQYYAARTLRPRTVPLAESFDATDGGWSVFSGDDSMTDWMWGAPNNPWGETAAHSPPHAWGSNLNGRRLDWAETFLISPAINLTGGNQFKLHFWHSYDFLAQSELDILETGILYVFTNRLSDPVTLAEYYDFSAGWTAEEVDLSAYAGRTVYLVWHYLLLSLEPAPRAGWMVDDVSITVTNITPGTIIITNNLDQTLFALTGPVNRSGAGTFALITNALPGDYQIQYSDVPYYTKPATQNARLESGQTLVFTGQYTFPDTNQNGLSDVWEQEFLGVVSPGYTGAGDTDGDGMSDAAEFIAGTNPTNALSRLAFTPPGRNPDRSVQITWPTLPGRAYRLHGSTNLTQWFVVRDWLRASSSFLTLPLDNATNPPALWLRLEVRP
- the argC gene encoding N-acetyl-gamma-glutamyl-phosphate reductase, which encodes MMSALNQAQTVRVAIVGASGYSGEELVRLLLGHPAVKLTAVTSRQYAGQPLTQVFPRFAALPKARDISFVEPAVEHLAREADIVFLALPHGVAAEFAQPLLAAGRRVIDLSADFRLRDAAVYKDFYGHDHPAPQLLAQAVYALPEVYREAIRGAQLIACPGCYPTSILLPLIPLLRAGLVSPQGIIANSLSGVSGAGRKAELDYLFCECNESVRAYGIPKHRHLSEIEQELSLAAGQPVTIQFTPHLIPVNRGILTTLYLTPTTSAQGAEAAAALNRRVAECYAQAYAHEPFVRRLEGKALPDTKHVTGTNFLDLAWRVDPRTGRLLVISAEDNLVKGASGQAVQAMNIACGFPETTGLF
- a CDS encoding slipin family protein; protein product: MNMLEKLMGALGWIIPVVVLASLVLPSMIRVLREYERGVIFRLGKLLGAKGPGLIFLIPVVDRMVKVDLRVVTIDVPRQEVMTRDNVPVTVDAVVYFRVVDPNAAVVKVEHYLRATALMAQTTLRSVLGQAELDELLAHREKINQTLQEILDRQTDAWGIKVTSVEVRDVVLPDGMKRAMAKQAETERERRAKIINAEGEFQAAEKLVQAAAMISKEPVALQLRFLQTMREISSEHNTTTFLPLPIDLFSAFIKKMEEPPRREG
- a CDS encoding NfeD family protein, whose product is MVHRLFLGCLLGLACSGWSAEQAAIIQIKGAIGPATASYISRAIRVAAEAKAQCLIIQLDTPGGLLDSTKDIVQSFYDSPVPTVVYVAPSGASAGSAGCFITLAADIAAMAPNTTIGAAHPVAMGGGGSDQKPDEVMKQKMESFATSFIESIAHRRQRNVEWAKASVRESASLTAEQALEKKVIDLLAKDVTDLLQQMEGRQVQGRTLKTKEAQVMPIPMITRERVFQMLWRPEIMFILMLMAVYGILGELSNPGAILPGVVGAISLILALYLAAVLPVNVAGVALLLLAVGLFIADIYATTHGVLTVGGIISFFLGALMLFDRTEPLWRLSLGMIIPATLITAAFFILVVGAGLKAQFLSPKTGKESMIGQTARVIAATGPGAARVFVEGEYWNAVSPEDLAPGQQVEIEAVEGLTLKVKPKSSTQEKQP
- a CDS encoding pseudouridine synthase, whose translation is MLIALNKPFGVLSQFTSDGSANRTLADFHLPPRVYPIGRLDADSEGLLLLSDEPEWNARLLHPRRGHPREYWAQIERVPTDAALQKLACGVVVQGHRTRPCRVWRLEPPPEVPPRDPPIRYRKNVPDCWIALELTEGKNRQVRRMTAAIGHPTLRLIRVRIGGFWLGDLPAGQWRVLTPAEREQVSVQHPLSPAP